The stretch of DNA GAGGGAGTTGACCACTGTGGCCTTCTCCTTTGAGAAGATGTTCTCCAAGGAGGTCCCTCAGCACACTCCCCTCCCCAGTTCTTAGAGTTCAATCCAGGACCTGGAGCTTAGACTCAAACATGTCTTCCCTGGCAAGCATGATGGCTCGAGGCTAGAGCCCGGTGTAAAGAAATGACATCCACATAGGAGTTCTAGAGCCGCCTTGAACTCTCCCAACAAAGAAGCCTCAGAGCTGAGTCTTGTATCCACTGGCTACAGGCAGGGGTAGACCCCGAGGGGAAAGCAGAGTTCTGTAGACTGGAGAGTGCCTGCTCAGGCCTGGGTACCCTGCATGGAACTCTGACTGCTGAGCAATATTGAGAATCTAGAAACTGGGTAGCTAGAGCCATGGAGGAACCAGGCTCTGTGGTGAGGCTTAAGGCTGGGAACCGGAGGCAGGAACATTTGTGGGAGACATTGGGGATTATCTAGAACTGGAGAGGCAAcactaagggggggggggacagaatgAGAAAGATCATTATGGCTGCCAATAAGGCCAAGACCACCCTCCTGCATGGTAGGAAAGGAGATGGTGCCAGCTAGAGATACTCTGGGGGCACTGTGGGTCTGGTGAGGTTggggcagcaggaagtggggaaTAATGCCCGAGTTAGGAAGCCCAGGTGGAGGAACTAAAGGCTAGCCCTGACTCCACAGCTGGAGCTGGATTCCACACCAGAGTCTGGCTCCCAACCACACTCCTAAGTGTGGAGTTCAGGCTGAGATAGGGGACAGGATCACTGGAGCTGTGAAGGATCAAGAGTCACAGTCAgacatagtggtacacacctgtaatcctagtacttggagtatctgggaagctgaagcaggatcatgagttcaaggccagcctaaggtAAATAGACACtggcttaaaataaataaaaacaaaaattgaaggtCTGCCTCTAAGAGGCTGAGGAGCCAGGCAGCACTcctccgcccccaccccaccccactggggtccaggagggcagaaagggcagagaggaaaggaaagcttCCCTTGCCCTGCATACAGACTGGGGCCTAGCTCCAGTCTGTCAAAAGCCCAGAGGTCATTGTGTTCTTTGGAGCCCTGAGTTTAGTACATGAGTGGGAAGAATCAGCAGATCTCATTTGGAGTAGCAGTCACAACGCATGTGTGGCATTGTTTGTCCCCAGGCCTACATGAACTTTTACTACAAAAGCACCGAGGGCTGGAGCATTGGCGGTGTGCTTCTGGACTTCACAGGGGGCAGCTTTAGCCTCCTCCAGATGTTCCTCCAGTCTTACAATAATGGTGAGTCTGCCAAAGCTGCTTCTACCCAATGAGTGAAAGCACAGGAGGAAGGGGCTTCCTGGGATTCCCCTAGCTCGTGCAGTTTCCTGGGCAAATGGGGGTCCTTACATCCCCACACATCCACCTGCCTTAGAAGCTAAAAAAAGATTCTGTTCTCTCTGGCTATTAACAGACCAATGGACGCTGATCTTCGGAGACCCAACTAAGTTTGGACTTGGGGTCTTCACCATCTTCTTTGATGTTGTCTTCTTCATCCAGCACTTCTGTTTGTACAGAAAGAAACCAGGGTACGAACAGATGAACTAGAACCCAGAGACCCAGTATTAACAGCCAGGGCCTGGACTCTGGTAGGAAAAGTTGTATCCTGCAAAGGCCAGAGAAACAGCTGGTGTTCAGGGCTGGTACAGTATGCCGACAGAGAAGCACTCTCTTCAAGGGCCAAATGCCTTAAActcagcctgcctgccttcaTCCTGGCCCCACCTGAGCCACAGAGGACTCCCTCTCTGGGACAGACACCTGACTCTACCCCAAGGCTGAAAGCCAGACTTGAAGTGGTCTCTTCCAACCTAAAGTTCCAGCCCCCTGCTGGGAGGCACCCAGCCCTCCTGCATCTTGATAtgccatctctcttttctttaaggCTTCAAGCAGCACACACAGATCCCGACAGCCAACCCAGACAGAACTGAGCACCAAGTTTGCAGCCGATGGCCTTACCCCAAACCACCAGTGTTTCTGGGAGCAGCTCGAAGGGCTAACCTTACAGCTGGGAGAGCCAAGGGTGCTTCCACCGCTGTGTTCACAGGGACCAAGCGGCCAGGTGCTGTGGCTAATGGACTCGAAGGTGCTGATGCTGGTGGCGGAGGGGAAAGAACTCTGGGGTGAGGCTCTGGGGTCCTTTCTCTGAAGGCCACATTTCTGATACTCATTCTATATAACTCTGCTCCAGTAACCACATGTAGACCATGTGGCCCAGGCCAGTGCCTGGTAAAGTATATTTCTGATCCCTGAGGTGCCTGCCAGATCAGTGTGAAGCAGACTCACACCCACTGCCCTCTGGATCGTAACATACAAAGACAGATATCACAGtaactttttgatttttttttaacaccgaGGGATAttttgtgtatgcctgcaggccagaagagggcaccagaccccattacagatggttgtgagccaccatgtggttgctgggaattgaactcaggacctttggtagagcaggcaatgctcttaacctctgagccatctctccggcccccgaGGGATATTTTGAAatgacttgttttcttttgccCTTTCTTACCTCTACTTTCTGAGAGTGACACGGAGCCCCATCTGAGTTCCCCACCCCTACTGCTCCTAACCTTACACCTATGGAGCGGGCACTCAGTACCAGCCTGTGCCTTTGAGACCCATCAGTCAATCAAGCTGTAAGAGTAGCTCCCCTAGAGGGGAGGGCAGGCTCCTTCCCCTAATCCCAAACTAGAACTCGAATTTCTTAGCTGTTGAGGAGCCTCAGAAGAGCAAGCCCTCACCACCTATAATGCTTATGGGTCTCACCTTGATCCCAAACCTCCCTTCTCATTCCAGGTTGTCCTTCCTATACCAGACGGGGAAGGAACCAGGGTGTGCCTTGAGTTTATCAATCTGCTCTTTTTGCTTTCTACAAGACTAATATTGAGGGCCCCTTATATTTCTCattcttgtgtatttttttatgtttgtatcttgtttcattttggtgGAGTATATGTCCTTAATTAAAAGGTGGCTTGTTTACTGTCTGTACACTCAGAACATTTACTAGATGCAGAAGGCAGTTATGTTGACCTTTGGAACCAAGTCTTTGGGGCTTGGAGGACCCTGCTTACCTGTGTGAAGAAATGCATAGGGTTGTGGAGTGCACTGGCTTGAGGTGGCTGCATGTTGATACTGGATCGGGGAAGCCCTCTCGGGTTCAAAATGCCTGCCCAACCAGAGTCAGGTAGGTTTGTTTCACAGTGACTTATCTACCAGAACCAAGGTCTCATCAGCATGGGACATCAGGCTGTGGATGTCAGCAGGGGTTGCTGGGTTGAGGGTGGGGCACAAAGCAGGGGTGGTGAAGATCTTACTCTGTAGGCTGAACCATCTCTAAAGTCCTATTTCCTAGAATCAGAATTGCAGCCTGGTCAAGCCCATAGCTCTCCtataggaggctaaggcaagaagaACACAAGGTCATGGTCAGCTTGAACACAGCAAGAAGACGGTCTCAGGGTAAGGGAGGGATATAGCTCACTGGCAGAAGGCCTGCCTAGTGTACAGGCTTGAGACCCTGGGTTAACagtaccagaaaaagaaaaaaaaagtgttattgGGTGCTAcactttaaaaagagattttaaatgcTGGACTTTTTCTTTAGGAGTGCTATGACTACAAACCCAGGACTCTGAGCATGTCAGACAGGTGCTCCATTGTTGACCTACACCTCCAGCCTTCTGAGCTttcctttccactttctgattggCAGGGATAGGCAAGCCCCTAAGTGGCATCTGCCTAGAGTTCCCAACTCGCCATCTAGTCAGCTTGCTCCTGCAAATATCCGGggttttgggctggagagatggctcagcgtttaagagcattgcctgcttttcataaggtcctgagttcaattcccagcaaccacatagtggctcacaaccatctgaaatgagatctgatgccctcttagggcctgcaggcagacacacagacagaatattgtatacataataaataaataaatctgggtTTTCCCATAAACCCGAGTTCCCTCTCGAGTGGGAACTGAAGGTAGGCTGCACAAGAGGCAGATGAGGGTTTCATAGTGACACCTCTGAGAAAATACACTGAAGACTTCCCACAACTGCCATGAAAGTGCTTCCAGGCATTTCCACAAATGTGGTCTGCACACCACAGCGTGTTCCCAGTGAGGCTTCTATGATACCACCAGAAATATGTTTCCCAGGAAAGTAGGCCTAGGAGGAGTTGTGCTTTTCTCAGAACAGCAAGGGACAGGCTAGCCATCCTTAAAACCAAAGCACTTGTTTCATTCCACCCTCCAAGACTCCTGCCCACCGTCTCAGCAGAAACCCCTAGGAAACTTGCAGCATTGTTTATTGGGCACAAATGTTGAGCATGGGGTAGCATCATACTGCCTCATTTCCATAGTAACCAGCTGGCTTAGTCACATGCTACAAGTTGCTGCTTCCAGGTGTGTGAATTAGTAAGCTAAATCCAAAAGGAGAATTGAATTGGCTTTTCCAAACAGTAAGATAAAAACACTTTGTATCAAAGTCgtcactttaaaaaatacaaaagctaAACCCACAggtgtagagaaaaaaaaatggcaatcctgaGAGCTGCCCTGAAATGTCAGTCTTGAAACTTGTATAAGTTGTTTAAGCAGGCAGATCCTGGAGAGGCCAGCACCCGCTAGGGAAGTGAAGGTAGTGGGAGCCTGCCCTCTTCCATCTAGGTGGCCTTCATACAGTCTCTGACACATTTGGGTCCAGCTCCAGGCTGGGCCCCATGACTGGGGAAGCATGGAAAGAGGCACTGAGGAAGGACAGGGCCAAGCCCTTCAGCCAGAAAAAATGGGGAAACATGGCCCTGCCTTGCATTTCCAAGCTTTGGCAGCTCTCAGAAGgtgtttcctgactgcccagccCCTGCTGTGGCCAAGTAGTAGGTCTCAGGCTCAGCCTACGGTCACTTTAGACTGGATACTACTCCAAGCCCTCATTTCCAATCCTCAGCCTCCAAGACAGAGAGCTGGTCCATGGCCTCAGACTGGGGTTGAGGAGTAGGAAGGTTGGTTTGGACCTTGGGATCAGCTGTTACCCCTCAGAGCTGGGGCCCAGCACACAGCAGAAGCCAGAACGAGATACAGAGCGTGGATGTGTTGTCACTACAAAAAGGTTGATGGGTACAGGTCAAGACTGACTGAGTGCTAAGACAGCATGGACTGCTGTACCGCCTTCTGCAGAGACTGTCGCGTCACCAGCAGCCGCACCACCTCCTCCGAGCGTTTGGTGAGCCGCTTCCGAGCCTGGTCATGAGTGACCATGGTCATGTCCCAGCCGTTCACCTGGCCCAAGGAGAGAACACAGGCTACCTCAGCTCTTCAccctctagaacagtggttctttGCCTGTAGGTCGCAACCCCCTTGAGGGTTGCCTAAGACTGTAATGCATATCACATATGtatatcatgattcataacagcaaaattaaagttatgaagtagcaacaaaaataattgtatggttggggtcactacaacatggggagctgtattaaagagtcacagcattgggaaggttgagaaccactgctgtagaatCTGAAAGCAGGGTTTTGAGGGGTCCAAGCTACTCAGGCCGGCCCACAAGCTAATATCTCATTACATAGTGGTACACAGAGCAACCAGCTTCTTTAGGGGCAATAACAACATGGCTTCAGAAACCCATCTCAACGAGTTGTTCCTCTGGGAAGCTAGGTTAGCCCTCAACCCCAAGTGCTTCAGCCCCTCACCCCCAAaccttgttttcctcctttggGACAACTGTACCTGCATGATCTTGTCTCCAATCTGCAGCCCAGCGATTTCAGCAGGGCCTCCCTCAGACACTCGTGTGACATAAATGCCCTGCAAAGAAGCAACCCAGGTAAAGCCCTATGGTCAGTGGATTGGCCCTTTACCCATGGAGCCCAGAAATTCCTCTGTCCCCATGCCCACCTTTCCCACCAATGCATTCAGCTGGCATGGACTGTGCCATGACAGCCAGGTGGCCAGTGTAGCTGCCCCTGGGATGTTCCAGCCTGCTGATGgccacttcctgctcctccaggTGTCTCAGCATGCCTTCTACTTAATCCCACCATATCATTTAGGATTGACTAAGAAAAAACAGTCTGCTCTTTCCACACAGGCTCAGGAAGAAAAATCTGCCACCTCAGGCTTCTGGGACCCTAGTCTCTCACCTTGTCTGTTTTATCTTCTGAGAAGGGATTCTGGGAAGGGTCCTGGTCGATCCCACCTCCAATACTGAAGCCCAGGATTAAGTTCTCACCTTGACGCAACTTATGAATTTCAACTCTTTGCtggtaaaagaaaaagcaagttgTTGAGGGTAAAGGGTAGGGGGGTGGAGAAAGATCTGATCTCTGCTCCCAAGAGCAACCTCAGGCTGCTGGTCAGCTTAGAACTATGCCAAGGGGTTGGGGTTAAGGGCCCTTTGCAGAAATCCAGCTGGTCACCTGTCTGGGAGGTTGGTGATTGGGTCTAACCCCTACATACAGCCCTTTGCCTGCAACTTTCCCTACCCATTTTCCATCCTTATTCAATAATGTATTATGGACCCATCCTGGCCTAAGAAATGGGGTACTGTGACAGCTATAGGGAAGACACCCATATTTCTGGGGAGAGGACCACCCAGAACAGGAAAGATAACCCTGAGAATACAGGTGCCTGCTGTAATTCAGATTGGCTGATTGCTGAGCAATCCCTACAGAGATTATGAAAGCCAGGAGGTGCATGGGAGAAGTAGGGAAGAAACTTGCACAGAAGAGACGAGAAGAGCTCCCTGGACAATGAGTCTGGTGTTCACAGCGCAGGACACAGGACTAGGAGGTGAGATGGGATGAAGGATGACGGTGGGGTGTAGCCCTGGTCATATCATCTCCCCAAACCTTGGGTCCTGTTCTTCAGTGTAAGGGACAGTATTCTAAGGCTTCTCAGCATGCTCTGGGGTTGGGGTCTCTAACTGTGTGGGCTCCTTTGAGAGCCCTCAGAAAGCATCCTTCAGCTACCAGAGGTTACCTCCAAAGTTGAAGGggtcactcaggaggcagaggcagggggatctctgtgagtctgaggccagtaagatctacaagagctaggtctaggacaggctccacagctacagagaaaccctgtctcaaaaacaccgaacaccaaaacaaaaaaagatgtaggCATAACTTTCTAGACTTGAAAAGGCTTCAACAAAGGAAGGATCATTTGCACCCAGCCTTAAGAAATGATAGTGCACCACCTGACCTTGATCTTGAACCTACTGGAGTTCAGAAAGGAGATAGGGCAAGGCATTGATGCTACAATGATCACTGGAGTGGGTTGGGTACGGAGGCCTGAAGGCATGAGCTACTTAGATGTGACGATCCACAGACATGGACTGACCATCCAGCCATCTAAAttagtggctctcaacctgtgggtcatgacccctgtgGGGCCAACAACGCTTTCacagtcacctaagaccatcagaaaacacaggtatttacattacaattcataacggGAGCAAGATCACAATTAGGAAATAGCAAGGAAAACagtttcatggttggggtcaccacatcatgaggaactgtattaaagggctgcagcattaggaaggttgagaagcagtCGAGATGAACAGAACCATTACTCAGTAGGGGACCCAGGTAGAGTGCAGTGTAGTTGGGAGTGTCAGGAGCCACCTGCTGACATCACTTGGGGCCAGAGTTCAGGGGAGGGGACAAAATGACTGTAACAGAATCAGGGTGTGAACTATACGTGAGAGGGCAAGACTGGAGGAAAGCATCTCCACCCCGTGAGCAATCAAGACTAGGGACAGGGGCCAGATCTGCCTGCTTACGCTCAGGCATGCACCTGGCACCAGGACACGACTGTGGCCTTACAGCTTAAATAAGGACCTGACTGGCCTgcccagaggaagaggaagaagaaacacgATGCCTAAGGCCCATTCACCTGGGGCCTCCTGCCCAAAAGTGTAAGCTGCTCCAGACCTATTCTCATGCACGGCCACCAGCAAGGTCCAAAAGGCGACAAGGCCCTGTGACTGACTTACACGGGAGAAGTCAGGCAGCAGAGTGGCTCTCCCTAGGCCCTCACCTGCACCCTCTCTTTTCCAGATGAGTCAAGCCTGGACACCTTTCTGGAGCAGCTAGAGATCCTAGAAGTGGTGTGAAAACCAGGAAGCTGTCCACTGGCCCAGCAGTGTTTCCTTCTAGCCAGGCCTGAGCTGGGGCTCTAAGCTCACCCACTCATGCCACCTTCATCAGTGGCTTCATTGCCCCCACCCTCTTGACTTTGGGCGCTCTCCAGCACACCCGTCTAACACGGCCCGTCCCAGCCCTACAGCTCCAGAGCATATTGACTCACACCTGTGACTCCAACACCTGGAAGGCTAAAGAGAGTGctgccagaagttcaaggccagcaagggcCTAAAAGTGAGGCGGGGGCTGGAGCTCCGAGGAGGTTCAGCATACCCACTTCTGCCTCAGGGCTGGACTGCAGACTCCCTCAGACAGGGACCTTGGTGTTTAGATCTACACCCCTACCCCTTCTTCCCTTTGCCTAGTCAAACGCAACTGGTGttcaaaacaaacccagaaaaggCGACCCTGTTAAGAAAGGTCTACAAAGTcaagtatcacacacacacaggaacacgcACTTTGAACCAAGGGGCTGAGTATCCTGTAAAGTTCAGAAAACCAAGTTTAGCTATCAAGGAGGTCGGTCCCCAGAGCAAGGCCGGATGAGAAGGGGGGAAGGGGCTGTTAGGACAAACTCTGGCCAGTCCCACCCCCTAAATCTCCTACGGCTAGGCAACGGCGGCAGTGAGCCTGCTGGAGCAGAGGAAACGCTTCCTCATTCCAAAGGCTGCGACTCACTCACTCTCGGACGTCGGCGCCCGCCCCCCGCGGCCGCCCAGCTGGGAACACGGAGGCCCAGGGCAGGGGAGTTTTCTAACACTCCCATGGACCAGCCTTTCTCCTCCGTCCTCCCGGTCGGCGCCTGCCAAAAGGTATTCGCCCTGCGGCGGCAATGCCCGGGATCTGACCTCTGCTCTGGGTCTCGGGCGGTTCTTAGATCCCAGCCACCTCGCCTGGCCAGGGAAGGCTGCAGCACTGTTAAACAGAAACGGCAACTGGAACTCTGGCCACCGGAATGCACGCAGGAGCCCCGGGTCCTATGCTTTCTCCGCCTGTCTAGATGTCAGTTTTGCCGCTCTGCAAAATGGGGTGAGCCAAGAGGAGAAGGAGCCCGCGCGAGCGCACTCACCACTACGGCGGTGACAGGCTGGCCCGGGACGTAGGACATTTCGACTCAAATGTGAGAAGCCGACAGCGCCCGGTGAGACCCGCAGCGAGAATGCCCACGGCCGCGCCCTCCCTGGTTAACAAAGGGCAGCCCTGCTCGGCCCGCCCCCTCATGAATACTTAATAAGTCTCCAGCCAATCACCAGCTGGAGCGCTGCTCGGCTTTCGGGAGTCCCGGGACTTGGGTGCAGAAGTGGGGCGGGAGGGGGAGAGAGCCCGAGGCGCAAGCGTGGAAGGGCGGGGCGGAGTTAGTGCGCATGCGCAACCTGAGCCCTCCCAGCAGCCTCCAGCGCAAGATGGCGGCGTGAGGCTCTCCGTAGTTTCCTGTGTGAGGGAACACGAGGGACTGTGTGCCGCCGTGTTCCAGGTAACTCGGCGAGCCTTTCGGGCTTGTGCGGATGTGCCGCCGTCCCAGGTCGGCTCGAGCCTCAGCCTCGGCGtcccgtggaggtcagaggcctaGGCGCGGTGTCGGAGCTCCCAGGGGAAGAAGGCGCCGTGCGCCCAACTCGCTGGCCTTCGGGCGCCACTTGTAACTTGGTTTTCTCCGCAGTTCCGCGTTGAGTCCGCGAGAAGGCAGAAGCGGAGCCCCGGCGGGTGCAATGGCCGCGGTGGTGGCCAAACGGGAAGGGCCGCCGTTCATCAGCGAGGCAGCCGTGCGAGGCAACGCCGCGGTCCTCGATTACTGCCGGACCTCAGTGTCAGCGCTGTCGGGGGCCACAGCCGGCATCCTCGGCCTCACCGGCCTCTACGGCTTCATCTTCTACCTGCTCGCGTCCgtcctgctctctctgctcctgattCTCAAAGCGGGAAGGCGGTGGAACAAGTATTTTAAGTCAAGAAGACCTCTCTTTACAGGAGGCCTCATCGGAGGCCTCTTCACCTACGTCCTCTTCTGGACCTTCCTCTATGGCATGGTGCACGTctactgaaatgaaggcaagggtgactttaaaaaaaaaaggaagattggCAGGACTCTTGCCAGCAATTAACACCGTGTAgacttatttagtttttaaattgtttgaattcGCTGCTTGTTCTGTACTGTTATAATTTATATCTGAAGACAGCCTGTAATATTCTTCAGATTAAATGAAGTGTGACACCTTGTCGTCGAGTTCTTTCCTGCCTTGATGTTTACCCACACTTTGAAGTCGCCAAGATTTGCTCCCTGGAGAGCAGGCACTAGGCCATAGCCTGTAATTTTCTTGGATTTGCACCTAGTAGATCCAGAGGGACCTCTAGGGCTTACAGGAGAGAACATAACGTTAACATCTTAAAGACTGTTGGCAGTTCGTGTTATTAAGCGTTCTCTATGTGTGGGCATTATACTGTGTACTTCCTGCACGGGCTATGTTTTAATCCTAGCAATAACTCTGTGGAGATGTTGCTGTTAAATTCCTGTTGATGCAgaacctgaggctcagagaggttagaTGTCTCTGCCTGTGGTGGctcatctgggaagaggcagaGCCATAATCCAGTTACAAGTCTGTTTGCTTGTACCGTATTGGGTGAAAGTATCGTTCTAGCGTCTCTTCCCACTAACCACTGCTTTCGGGTATGAAATGAAATCAGTTAAGTTCAGTTACCTGGTTGTGTCTAGTTATCTttcttatcagaaaaaaaatgcaagctatttttttctaaaatgtgtcCTACGGCAATTAAATAGGTTATTTGGACATTTAATCAAATGAATCTGTTGCAAGTGTAATGCCTCTGAGTATATGTTCATTCGTAACCCTTCCTTTTGAAGGAAAATTTTAGAATGAAATACAtgtttcactgaaaaaaatataattgtgttAGACTTGTAATGAGCATGTTGCACGTGGAATTTATAGTATAACTGGGGAGATTGGCAGTATCCGGTTTTACTGACTATAAAAGATGCCACGAAAGAATACCCAGAAGCACTACGTCTGGCTTGGAAATGAAGTCAAGGAAGACTTGAAGAAATAATGTGTCTGACACTGAACGGGTAAACAGCAACTGAATAAAATAAGGGGAAGGGCTGCTTTGAGAAGAGAGCATGTAGCAGAGCCGCAAGGCAGGAAGGATGTGGCCTTTTATTAGACCATGAGGTAGTCCTGACCAGATCACAGAAGTCGGCCTTAATGCCATGAGCATCTAGGGGAAGTTCGGAAATTTTAGGAATGTGAATTGGCTTTTAGTTTTAAGAAAAGGATATGAAAGATTGAATTCAAAACCTCTTTCCCAGACTGTAGATGGTCTATGTTCACTCTGTAATGCCCCAGGCACACAGCCCTGAATCCTGGTTTGGGTTCTGGGCCACATGCTTGCATCTCATGCCAAGAAGCTGAGGTCACAGTTTTACCTTCCTGTCCCAGAGAGCCCTCTTCTGAAGATCCTGATGTGCATGTTTGTAGAGGAAGGGCTCAGCTCATTCCTGATGGATTCCTACTTGATTTAGTGATTTTCCTGCTATTGAGCAGTAAATGTATTGCAAATGTTTAAAACTGAAATTCATTTCCTATTCATTTTGAGAAGATTTAATACTCATGGGGCAAAGGGAAAGTTGATTTCAAATACTTGCCAGCATTTATCCAATGAGAAGTACTAGTTTTATCAGTCTTCCTagtcttttataaatttttattcttaatgtaGGTATATTTGTCTGCATGTTAGTGGGCATGTGCTCACGAGTGCAgatgcagcaagtgctcttagccgctgagccatctcctttcttgtcttttaGCATCTGTTCAAGAGTCTCCTTGGGGcgggtaagatggctcagcagata from Microtus ochrogaster isolate Prairie Vole_2 chromosome 7, MicOch1.0, whole genome shotgun sequence encodes:
- the Tax1bp3 gene encoding tax1-binding protein 3 produces the protein MSYVPGQPVTAVVQRVEIHKLRQGENLILGFSIGGGIDQDPSQNPFSEDKTDKGIYVTRVSEGGPAEIAGLQIGDKIMQVNGWDMTMVTHDQARKRLTKRSEEVVRLLVTRQSLQKAVQQSMLS
- the Emc6 gene encoding ER membrane protein complex subunit 6, with amino-acid sequence MAAVVAKREGPPFISEAAVRGNAAVLDYCRTSVSALSGATAGILGLTGLYGFIFYLLASVLLSLLLILKAGRRWNKYFKSRRPLFTGGLIGGLFTYVLFWTFLYGMVHVY